A genomic stretch from Barnesiella intestinihominis YIT 11860 includes:
- a CDS encoding glycine--tRNA ligase: MAQEDVFKKLVSHCKEYGFVFPSSEIYDGLAAVYDYGQMGVELKNNIKKYWWDSMVLLHENIVGIDSAIFMHPTIWKASGHVDAFNDPLIDNKDSKKRYRADVLIEDCIAKMDEKIEKEVEKAAKRFGDSFDEKLFRETNPRVLEHKAKRDELHARYAQAMNDVDLNELRQIILDYEIVCPISGTKNWTDVRQFNLMFSTEMGSTADGSMKVYLRPETAQGIFVNFLNVQKTGRMRIPFGIAQIGKAFRNEIVARQFIFRMREFEQMEMQFFVRPGEELKWFAKWKETRLKWHKALGLGDQKYRFHDHEKLAHYANAATDIEFEMPFGFKEVEGIHSRTNFDLGNHEKFSGKKIQYFDPELGESYTPYVIETSIGVDRMFLSIMAAAYCEETLEGGDSRVVLRLPAALAPVKVAVMPLVRKDGLPEKAREIIDNLRFDFKCQYDEKDSIGKRYRRQDAIGTPFCVTVDHQTLEDNTVTIRFRDSMEQQRVAIDQLQNIIGEQVSLKTLLKKIVE; the protein is encoded by the coding sequence ATGGCACAGGAAGACGTTTTTAAGAAATTGGTATCCCATTGCAAAGAATATGGATTTGTATTCCCTTCAAGTGAAATATACGATGGATTGGCTGCCGTATATGACTATGGACAAATGGGTGTCGAATTGAAAAACAACATAAAAAAATATTGGTGGGACAGTATGGTCCTACTGCACGAAAACATCGTGGGTATCGACTCCGCCATCTTTATGCATCCGACTATTTGGAAAGCATCCGGGCACGTAGATGCATTCAACGATCCGTTAATCGACAACAAAGATTCTAAAAAACGTTACCGAGCAGACGTGCTTATCGAAGATTGTATCGCCAAAATGGACGAAAAAATCGAGAAGGAGGTCGAGAAAGCCGCAAAACGATTCGGAGATTCTTTCGATGAAAAACTTTTCAGAGAGACCAATCCAAGAGTTTTGGAACACAAAGCCAAACGAGATGAGCTGCACGCTCGTTATGCCCAAGCAATGAACGATGTAGATTTGAACGAATTGCGTCAAATCATACTCGATTACGAAATAGTTTGCCCCATTAGCGGGACCAAAAACTGGACCGATGTACGTCAATTCAATCTGATGTTCTCGACCGAAATGGGCTCTACCGCAGATGGTTCGATGAAAGTCTATTTACGTCCCGAAACAGCACAAGGAATCTTCGTGAACTTCCTGAATGTTCAAAAGACCGGTCGCATGCGTATTCCGTTCGGAATCGCCCAAATCGGGAAAGCGTTCCGTAACGAAATCGTAGCTCGTCAGTTTATTTTCCGCATGCGGGAATTCGAACAAATGGAAATGCAATTTTTCGTACGTCCGGGAGAGGAATTAAAATGGTTCGCCAAATGGAAAGAAACCCGTCTGAAATGGCATAAGGCTTTGGGATTGGGAGACCAAAAATACAGATTCCACGATCATGAAAAATTAGCGCACTATGCCAATGCCGCTACCGATATAGAATTTGAAATGCCTTTCGGGTTCAAGGAAGTGGAAGGTATCCATTCAAGAACAAATTTCGACTTAGGCAATCACGAAAAATTCTCCGGAAAAAAAATACAATACTTCGATCCGGAGTTAGGAGAATCCTATACACCGTACGTTATAGAAACCTCTATCGGTGTAGATCGCATGTTCCTGAGTATTATGGCTGCCGCTTATTGTGAAGAGACACTGGAAGGAGGAGATAGTCGCGTAGTGTTGCGATTACCGGCAGCGCTCGCCCCTGTAAAAGTTGCAGTAATGCCTTTGGTTCGCAAAGACGGCCTACCCGAAAAGGCACGTGAAATTATCGACAATTTGCGTTTCGATTTCAAATGTCAATACGACGAAAAGGATTCTATCGGGAAACGTTATCGCCGTCAAGATGCCATCGGCACACCGTTCTGTGTAACGGTAGACCATCAGACTCTCGAAGACAATACGGTCACCATACGTTTCCGAGACTCGATGGAACAGCAACGGGTGGCCATAGACCAGCTCCAAAATATAATTGGAGAACAGGTTAGCCTGAAAACATTATTAAAGAAAATTGTAGAATAA
- a CDS encoding DUF4919 domain-containing protein: MKHFIIAIILFFGISSMHIYSAETATVEIPDMEKIENAVRDSRSPYYYPDLMKKYLGNDTTMTLQDFRHLYLGYASQEDYNPYRTVEIPERIEKLYAQTVHTESECDSLIKYARIALSDIPFDLRQINFLIYGLRQKGETEEANLWEYRLKGIIQAILSTGDGKAPETAWFVIYPADEYNIVNRQGFTATEFTFVEPYFDYISIEKNPLKIEGFYFNVKKLLKEYNRKFYER, encoded by the coding sequence ATGAAACATTTTATCATAGCTATCATACTTTTCTTCGGTATCTCCTCCATGCATATCTATTCTGCTGAGACAGCCACAGTAGAAATTCCCGATATGGAGAAAATAGAAAATGCCGTCCGAGATAGCCGCTCGCCCTATTATTATCCCGACCTGATGAAAAAATACCTCGGCAACGACACGACAATGACGTTGCAGGATTTCAGACATTTATACTTGGGATATGCCAGCCAAGAAGATTACAATCCCTATCGCACAGTCGAGATTCCCGAAAGGATAGAAAAACTTTATGCTCAGACCGTTCATACCGAATCGGAATGTGATTCGCTTATCAAATACGCGCGAATCGCCTTATCCGATATACCTTTCGATTTACGACAAATAAATTTCTTGATTTACGGACTTCGACAAAAAGGAGAGACAGAAGAAGCCAACCTATGGGAATACCGGCTGAAAGGTATCATACAAGCCATACTTTCGACCGGCGACGGAAAAGCGCCCGAAACAGCTTGGTTTGTCATTTATCCTGCCGACGAATATAATATCGTAAATCGACAAGGATTTACCGCTACGGAATTTACATTCGTCGAGCCTTATTTCGATTACATATCGATAGAGAAGAACCCTCTTAAAATCGAAGGGTTCTATTTCAATGTAAAAAAACTGCTCAAAGAATACAACCGTAAATTCTACGAGCGTTAA
- the phoU gene encoding phosphate signaling complex protein PhoU codes for MIYIEKELDDLKKEVLEMWDLVNSQLNRAGEALLSMDKELAHEVTYREKRVNAFELKIDSDCEDIIGLYNPVALDLRFTLSMMKTSNNLERIADFCDGIARFVIDYPEVNIESELFEKTGIKEMLDIVKAMMLQAENALIEEKSSEAIAVFNKDNRVDELNHAAVPIIAEYLQQFPERAIECLNLISIIRRLERIGDHCNNIAEEIVFYLDAKILKHAGKRS; via the coding sequence ATGATATACATCGAAAAAGAACTCGACGATCTGAAAAAAGAAGTCCTCGAAATGTGGGACTTGGTTAATTCTCAGCTGAACCGTGCAGGAGAAGCCCTTTTGTCTATGGACAAAGAGCTGGCGCACGAGGTAACCTACCGGGAAAAAAGAGTGAACGCATTCGAGCTGAAAATAGACAGCGATTGCGAAGACATCATCGGATTATACAACCCCGTAGCTTTGGATTTGCGCTTTACATTGTCCATGATGAAGACAAGCAATAACCTCGAACGCATAGCCGACTTTTGCGATGGAATAGCCCGATTCGTTATCGACTATCCCGAAGTAAACATTGAATCGGAATTGTTCGAAAAAACGGGTATTAAAGAAATGCTCGACATTGTCAAAGCCATGATGTTGCAAGCCGAAAATGCTCTTATCGAAGAAAAATCGTCCGAAGCGATAGCCGTCTTCAACAAAGACAACCGGGTGGACGAACTGAATCACGCCGCAGTCCCCATCATCGCCGAATATTTACAACAGTTCCCCGAAAGAGCCATAGAGTGCCTTAATCTCATCAGCATTATCCGACGACTCGAACGCATTGGCGACCACTGCAACAATATAGCCGAAGAAATCGTATTTTACTTGGACGCAAAAATATTGAAGCACGCCGGAAAACGTTCTTAA
- a CDS encoding LemA family protein — protein sequence MKYFVRAILATIIAALLSSCSYNSMVEADENINAQWAKVENQYQRRADLVPNLVNTVKGYAAHESETLEAVIAARSKATQITVDPANLTEENLQKYQEAQGELSSALGKLLAITENYPDLKANQNFLELQAQLEGTENRIATERSRYTDAVNAYNKKIRKFPALITAKIFGFDAKPQFKAEASAAQAPTVEF from the coding sequence ATGAAATACTTCGTTCGAGCCATTTTAGCAACGATCATAGCGGCACTACTTTCTTCGTGCAGTTACAACAGCATGGTCGAAGCCGATGAGAACATAAACGCCCAATGGGCAAAAGTAGAGAATCAATATCAACGTCGCGCCGATTTGGTTCCCAATTTGGTCAATACGGTTAAAGGATATGCAGCGCACGAAAGCGAAACGCTCGAAGCTGTAATCGCAGCCCGATCGAAAGCGACCCAAATTACCGTAGATCCGGCGAACTTGACAGAAGAAAATTTACAAAAATACCAAGAAGCACAGGGTGAATTGTCGAGTGCTTTGGGAAAATTGTTGGCAATCACCGAGAACTATCCCGATTTGAAGGCCAACCAAAATTTCTTGGAATTACAAGCTCAGCTCGAAGGAACTGAAAACCGCATTGCGACAGAACGCTCTCGCTACACGGACGCAGTGAATGCCTATAACAAAAAAATCCGTAAATTCCCCGCTTTGATTACGGCAAAGATTTTCGGATTCGACGCAAAACCTCAATTCAAAGCCGAAGCGAGTGCTGCGCAAGCTCCCACCGTGGAATTTTAA
- a CDS encoding FKBP-type peptidyl-prolyl cis-trans isomerase translates to MKKLPIFLLICLLIGIVACKETEDYWTQYEQWRETNESWFIEQLGAKDEKGNPIYTKVVPSWDHSIYVLMKYYNDTSLNRDAQSPYQTSTVDVIYKGMLYDGTPFDSSYLRTDSIYRTQVKQNIKGWIIALEQMKVGDSCRVIIPQTLGYGAQYMSSLILPYTTLVFDMKLVDIPGLDKPVTE, encoded by the coding sequence ATGAAAAAGTTACCTATTTTCTTACTTATCTGCCTTTTGATAGGCATTGTCGCCTGTAAGGAGACAGAAGACTATTGGACGCAGTACGAGCAATGGCGAGAGACCAACGAATCATGGTTCATCGAACAACTTGGAGCCAAAGATGAAAAAGGAAATCCCATTTACACCAAAGTAGTTCCAAGCTGGGACCACAGTATTTATGTATTGATGAAATACTACAACGATACGAGTCTCAACCGAGATGCCCAATCGCCTTACCAAACCAGTACGGTAGATGTGATATACAAGGGTATGTTATATGACGGAACTCCTTTCGATTCTTCTTATCTGAGAACCGACAGTATTTATCGTACACAGGTAAAACAAAACATCAAAGGTTGGATCATAGCTCTCGAACAAATGAAGGTGGGAGACAGTTGCCGTGTGATTATTCCTCAAACATTAGGATACGGAGCTCAATATATGTCGTCTCTGATCCTTCCCTACACGACTTTGGTATTCGACATGAAATTAGTCGATATTCCCGGGTTAGATAAACCGGTGACCGAATAA